A window of Azospirillum lipoferum 4B contains these coding sequences:
- a CDS encoding ABC transporter permease: MKAQMNIRSLVNRDNNIVQLLVMTVLIFAVMTALSPDKFLRYYNFESITYIFPELGLLSIAMMIAMLTGGIDLSVVGVANLSGILAGVLFHKLAGAAGIADTGILTVLLGGVIALGTGLVAGTVNGLLITRMGITPILATLGTGQVFTGLAIVLTGGPAIVGFPTAWGFLGNGKILGLATPFVLFAVIAALIAFMLTRTALGINLMLIGTNPKAALFAGLKRERMVLYSYMLTGVLASVAGIILSGRTNAAKSDYGNSYLLQAVLIAVLGGTNPAGGRGTVLGITIAVVALMLLSSGFQILRFSNHLIDFIWGAFLLLVIVINAYKNRTR; the protein is encoded by the coding sequence ATGAAGGCACAGATGAACATCCGCAGTCTGGTCAACCGCGACAACAACATCGTCCAGCTTCTGGTGATGACGGTGCTGATCTTCGCCGTGATGACGGCGCTCAGCCCCGACAAGTTCCTGCGCTACTACAATTTCGAATCGATCACCTACATCTTCCCCGAGCTTGGCCTGCTCTCCATCGCCATGATGATCGCCATGCTGACCGGCGGCATCGACCTGTCGGTGGTGGGGGTCGCCAACCTGTCGGGCATCCTGGCCGGCGTGCTGTTCCACAAGCTGGCGGGGGCGGCCGGCATCGCCGACACCGGCATCCTGACCGTGCTGCTCGGCGGGGTCATCGCGCTCGGCACCGGGCTGGTGGCGGGGACGGTCAACGGGCTGCTGATCACCCGGATGGGCATCACGCCGATCCTGGCGACGCTGGGAACGGGGCAGGTCTTCACCGGTCTTGCCATCGTGCTGACCGGCGGGCCGGCCATCGTCGGCTTTCCCACCGCCTGGGGCTTCCTCGGCAACGGCAAGATCCTGGGGCTGGCGACACCCTTCGTGCTGTTCGCGGTCATCGCCGCCCTGATCGCCTTCATGCTGACCCGCACCGCGCTGGGCATCAACCTGATGCTGATCGGCACCAACCCGAAGGCGGCGCTGTTCGCCGGGCTGAAGCGGGAGCGCATGGTGCTCTACAGCTACATGCTGACCGGCGTGCTGGCCTCGGTCGCCGGGATCATCCTGTCGGGACGGACCAACGCGGCGAAGTCTGACTACGGCAACTCCTATCTGCTGCAGGCGGTGCTGATCGCCGTGCTGGGCGGCACCAATCCGGCCGGCGGGCGCGGCACCGTGCTGGGCATCACCATCGCCGTGGTGGCGCTGATGCTGCTGTCGAGCGGCTTCCAGATCCTGCGCTTCTCCAACCACCTGATCGACTTCATCTGGGGCGCGTTCCTGCTGCTGGTCATCGTGATCAACGCCTACAAGAACCGCACCCGCTAG
- a CDS encoding aldose 1-epimerase family protein codes for MNVRTVIHFRKSFFGEAERPIAEAHGMTASLFRYDSGIEAVRLSNRRGHLVVLPYYGQMVWDAVFDGVDLTMANMFDMPRPASEIVGTYGCFAFHSGLLRNGCPGPQDSHPLHGEMPCAPMDSAGLEVGEDDEGPYMAVTGRREYVMGFGAHYVARPRVVLRPGSALFDIRMEVENLSGATMDLMYMCHVNFAFAEGARIVQPTPFTPEATAVRTVVPAHVPRSPAYDALLADLARDPAVMEVLDEPERYDPEQVFYIRGLRTDEEGGTALMMRRREGDAFHIAYSTREFPKTVRWVLVNSDQKVCAFALPSTCEPEGYTAESMKGNVQKLAGGETRRFSVRLGYLTADEAEAEECAIRAL; via the coding sequence ATGAACGTCCGGACCGTGATCCATTTCCGCAAGAGCTTCTTCGGCGAGGCGGAGCGCCCGATCGCCGAGGCGCACGGCATGACGGCCAGCCTGTTCCGCTACGACAGCGGGATCGAGGCGGTGCGGCTGTCCAACCGGCGCGGCCATCTGGTGGTGCTGCCCTATTACGGGCAGATGGTGTGGGATGCCGTGTTCGACGGCGTCGACCTGACCATGGCGAACATGTTCGACATGCCGCGCCCGGCCAGCGAGATCGTCGGCACATACGGCTGCTTCGCCTTCCATTCCGGGCTGCTGCGCAACGGCTGCCCCGGCCCGCAGGATAGCCATCCTCTGCATGGCGAGATGCCCTGCGCGCCGATGGATTCCGCCGGGCTGGAGGTGGGCGAGGATGACGAAGGGCCCTACATGGCCGTCACCGGCCGGCGCGAGTATGTGATGGGCTTCGGCGCCCACTATGTTGCCCGCCCGCGCGTGGTTCTGCGCCCCGGCTCCGCCCTGTTCGACATCAGGATGGAGGTGGAAAACCTGTCGGGCGCGACCATGGACCTGATGTACATGTGCCACGTCAATTTCGCCTTCGCCGAGGGCGCCCGCATCGTCCAGCCCACTCCCTTCACGCCGGAGGCGACGGCGGTGCGCACGGTGGTGCCGGCCCATGTGCCGCGCAGCCCCGCCTATGACGCGCTGCTGGCCGACCTCGCCCGCGATCCGGCGGTGATGGAGGTGCTGGACGAGCCCGAACGCTACGACCCGGAGCAGGTCTTCTACATCCGCGGCCTGCGCACCGACGAGGAGGGCGGCACCGCACTGATGATGCGGCGGCGGGAGGGCGACGCCTTCCACATCGCATACAGCACGCGGGAGTTCCCCAAGACGGTGCGCTGGGTGCTGGTCAACAGCGACCAGAAGGTCTGCGCCTTCGCCCTGCCCTCCACCTGCGAGCCGGAGGGCTACACTGCGGAGTCGATGAAAGGGAATGTGCAGAAACTGGCGGGTGGCGAGACGCGGCGCTTTTCCGTACGGCTGGGCTATCTGACCGCCGACGAGGCCGAAGCCGAGGAATGCGCCATCCGGGCGCTGTAA
- the rbsK gene encoding ribokinase, producing MGKIAVVGSNMVDLITYTARMPGPGETIEAPRFEMGCGGKGANQAIAAARLGAEVMMVTKVGDDIFADNTIRNFEASGIDTRYVERVPGTSSGVAPIFVEPSGENSILIIKGANALLSPADVDRAAEDLKGCDLIVMQLEVPLETIYHTIEFGARHGIETLLNPAPAPADLDPERIGQVTFLVPNQTELATISGLPVTSEAEAETAARSLIGRGIRTVIVTLGARGALLVTKGEETRRIEPVRVTPVDTTGAGDAFIGSFARYYVENRDLDAALHMAVRYAADSITRPGTQKSYASREAFEAFCASL from the coding sequence ATGGGCAAGATCGCCGTGGTCGGCAGCAACATGGTCGACCTGATCACCTACACCGCCCGCATGCCCGGCCCCGGCGAGACCATCGAGGCGCCGCGCTTCGAGATGGGCTGCGGCGGCAAGGGCGCCAACCAGGCCATCGCCGCCGCCCGGCTGGGGGCGGAGGTGATGATGGTCACCAAGGTCGGCGACGACATCTTCGCCGACAACACCATCCGCAACTTCGAGGCATCGGGCATCGACACCCGTTATGTCGAGCGGGTGCCGGGCACCTCCAGCGGCGTCGCCCCGATCTTCGTCGAGCCGTCGGGCGAGAACAGCATCCTGATCATCAAGGGCGCCAACGCCCTGCTGTCGCCGGCCGACGTCGACCGCGCCGCCGAGGATCTGAAGGGCTGCGACCTGATCGTCATGCAGCTGGAAGTGCCGCTCGAGACGATCTACCACACCATCGAGTTCGGCGCGCGGCACGGCATCGAAACCCTGTTGAACCCGGCCCCCGCCCCCGCCGACCTCGACCCCGAACGGATCGGGCAGGTCACTTTCCTGGTGCCGAACCAGACCGAACTCGCGACCATTTCCGGACTTCCGGTGACATCGGAGGCGGAAGCCGAGACGGCGGCGCGCTCCCTGATCGGGCGCGGCATCCGCACCGTGATCGTCACGCTGGGCGCCCGCGGCGCGTTGCTGGTGACGAAGGGCGAGGAAACGCGGCGGATCGAGCCGGTGCGGGTCACGCCGGTGGACACCACCGGGGCCGGCGACGCCTTCATCGGCAGCTTCGCGCGCTATTATGTGGAGAACCGCGACCTCGACGCCGCGCTGCACATGGCGGTGCGCTATGCCGCCGACAGCATCACCCGGCCGGGCACCCAGAAATCCTATGCCAGCCGCGAGGCGTTCGAAGCCTTCTGCGCCAGCCTGTAG